The Methanobrevibacter sp. nucleotide sequence AAATATATCGCTCATATTATTATCCTCCCTAATGATAATTAATACTTATTATATTGAAAGGAATATTTAAATTATATTATTAATGAATTTTTCCGCAAATTCTATCGAATCTGATTAAATGGTCCCATAATAATAGAATATTCTGAATCAATCAAAATAGCTTATCCAATATTCCAATAACTTTCTAATCGGAAAACTTTTGCAATTCTTGACAATTCTATTTGCTAAAACCAGAGCATTTTCCTTTTTAATCAAGCCGCAATCAACCTCATCAATCAAATTCAGAACAGAAGTGGCAATAGCAACATTATCCTGTTTTTTCATGTCCTTCTGCAATAGCTTAATGAATTCCTCTTTATCATAATCCAGATTATCATAAAACTCATTAATGTCTAAAGTGAATCTATTCAACCTGACCAGAACATTTGATTGTGACCTGGAAGAGATCCAAACCTGCTTTTTAATTGCCTTCTTTACTGATTCGATTACTGCACCGGCTATCAGCTCACCTAATTTTGAATGCTTGCCTGCATTCGTTAATGCATCATCAGATTCCAAATTAGAAAAAACGCATAACCCATCTGTTCCTGTCCCTGTTGCATAACCGTTGGAATACTGTGATGGAATTTTTAAGTCGTTTAATGCGACCGTTTTTGCTTCGGTAGCGGTCATGAATGCTTCAAGCAACGTTTCATGACCTAAATTAGCATTGATTAGAATAATCGTATTTATTGTTCCGAATTTCCCATTTTCTTCAAAAAATGATGCTGGATCGCCTGCTTTTACTGCATTGGTCCTGACTCCTGCAGTCGTAATGGCCACAACCTCCAGATTTCTGTAGGTTTTGGTTACAATACTTGCATGATTCATCTTGGCAAGAGTAATCAAACCGGTGGTGTAGTTTGAGTCAATATTTAATGACCAGCATAGCTGATTTAAATAATCGCCGACATCATGATTTTCCAGATAATCAATGTTTTCCTGTGACAAATGATGATTGAAAACGCTTTTGAAATTTGAAGAGAATCCTCCATTTAGTTTGGAAGTGGAGATTCCATTGCGTTTAACATTAAACTTAACAAAAATAGTGTCCTTCAAGTAATATACTTCATCATTTAGTGAAGTTATAAAAAAGAGTCTGTCTTTCATAAAAATAAAAAAAAGAAAAGAAATTATAAAAATTTCTTTATATTTACATCATTGGAGGCATTCCTCCGCCCATTGCAGCAGGGTCCATACCCATGTCTTCAGGGCCTTTAGTAGATGCAATTACATCATCAATTCTTAAAATCATTTCAGCTGCTTCAGATGCAGATTGGATAGCTTGTTTTTTGACACGTTTAGGTTCGATTACACCAGCTTCTTTCATGTCTGCAACTTCACCAGAGAATACATCTAATCCCATGTAGAAAGAGTCTTCTTGTGCTGCTCTTAAATCTACCAAGGAGTCAATGCTGTCTAAACCTGCGTTTTCAGCTAAGGTTTTTGGTACGATTTCTAAAGCTTCTGCAAATGCGTTTACAGCTAATTGTTCTCTTCCAGAAATAGATTCTGCGTAGTCTTTGAGTTTTTTAGCCATTGCAATTTCAGGAGCTCCTCCACCAGCAACGACTTTGTCGTCTTCTACAGTAGCTGCAACTACACCGATAGCGTCTTCGATTGCTCTTACGATTTCATCCACGATGTGTTTGGTACTGCCTCTTACGAATAAGGTTACTGATTTTGCACCGCTGCATTCTTCAACAAAGATCATGTCTTCACCGGAGATTTTTCTTTCTTCTACAACTCCAGCAATACCTAAATCTTCTTCAGTTAAGTCATCTAAGTTAGTGATGACGTTTGCTCCAGTAGCTCTGGATAATTTTTGAATGTCAGATTTTTTAACTCTTCTTACAGCTAAAACACCAGCTTTGGATAAGTAATGTTGTGCTAAGTCATCAATACCTTTTTGTGCGAACAATACGTTTGCGCCAGCACCGACAATTTTATCCACCATGTCTTTGACCATTTTTTCTTCTTGTTCGATGAAAGCTTGCATTTGAGCAGGGTCAGTGATAGTGATTTCAGCATCCATTTCAGTTTCTTTAACTTCTAATGGAGTGTTGATTAATGCGATTTTAGCATCTTTGATTTCAGATGGCATGCCTGGGTGTACTCTTTCTTTGTCTACGATTACACCTTCAACTAAGTTGGATTCTTCAACAACAGCTCCATCTTTTTTCTCGATTTTAATGTTGTCGATGTCTACACCATCATCATCTGCTACTGCTTCTACAGCATCAACGATTAATTTTGCTAATGGTTCACGTGCTGCTTCGGTTCCTTTTCCAGTCATAGCAGTCATAGCTACTTTCAATAATACTTCAGAATCAACATCTTCGATTGCGATTTCATCTAAGATTTCTTGTGCTTTTTCAGCTGCTTTTCTGTATCCCATAGCTATGATGGTTGGGTGAATGTCAGAGTCAAGTAATGTTTCGGATTTTTTCAATAATTCACCAGCGATAATTACTGCAGTGGTGGTTCCGTCTCCGACTTCGTCTTCTTGGGTTTTTGCCACTTCTACAAGCATTTTTGCTGCTGGGTGTTCAATATCCATTTCTTTTAAGATTGTAACTCCGTCATTAGTTACAACAATGTCACCAAGTCCGTCGACTAACATTTTGTCCATTCCTTTAGGACCTAAAGTAGTTCTTACAGTTTCAGCTAATACTTTACCAGCTAAAATGTTATTTCTTTGTGCATCTCTTCCGACAGACCTGTTAGTACCTTCCGGTAAAATAAAAATTGGTTGTCCTTGTGCCATTAATAATCACCTTTTTTTAATTTTCAAATAATTAGATCAGTTTATAATATCAACATGAGAAAATAAGTTATAGTGTTGACTAAACCTTTCTACTTATTACATGAGTTTAAGGTTATATAAATACTTTATGGTATAAAGTAAATTAAAGTAAGAAAAAGAAATTACCGAGAAGAGGGGCTGAAAAAACCATCACAATAATGGCATTTTCACTTGATTATATTAGTGGAATAAAATTAAAACATCGAAATTATCATTGGAAACTTACATTATATTAAAAGCAAACTAAAAAAATAATAAGATTGATGATGATATATAGATGCACTGGAAAAAAATTAAAAATAAAAAAAGTTTTTGAGAAATTAATCTCAAAATATAGACTCAGAATAACCCCATTAAAGGAATTGAATGTAGGTAAGATTACCTACGTTGTTGTTTTTTCTCTAATCTGAAAGGTGGTGTCCTTTCAATAGTATCATAAGCTTCTTGTTCATCTTGAAGTTCATTAAAGAAAGCATTAATTTCTTCCAATCTTTTAATTTTGTCATTTTTCCTATTCAATTCATTTTGAAGGTTAAGATATTCTTCACGAGGGATAGTTTGCTGTTTTAAATATCTAAGTTCATTTTCTTTTGAATTGAATTCGGATTGAAGGGAAAGGAATTCTTCACGAGGGACAGTTTTCTGTTGTAAATATTCAATTTGAGTATTTTTTGATGCCAATTCATTTTCCAATCTATTTTGAAGGGAAATGTATTCATCTTTAGGGATAGTCTGTTCTTTTAGAGTATTAATTTGAT carries:
- a CDS encoding adenosylcobinamide amidohydrolase — encoded protein: MKDRLFFITSLNDEVYYLKDTIFVKFNVKRNGISTSKLNGGFSSNFKSVFNHHLSQENIDYLENHDVGDYLNQLCWSLNIDSNYTTGLITLAKMNHASIVTKTYRNLEVVAITTAGVRTNAVKAGDPASFFEENGKFGTINTIILINANLGHETLLEAFMTATEAKTVALNDLKIPSQYSNGYATGTGTDGLCVFSNLESDDALTNAGKHSKLGELIAGAVIESVKKAIKKQVWISSRSQSNVLVRLNRFTLDINEFYDNLDYDKEEFIKLLQKDMKKQDNVAIATSVLNLIDEVDCGLIKKENALVLANRIVKNCKSFPIRKLLEYWISYFD
- the thsA gene encoding thermosome subunit alpha, which translates into the protein MAQGQPIFILPEGTNRSVGRDAQRNNILAGKVLAETVRTTLGPKGMDKMLVDGLGDIVVTNDGVTILKEMDIEHPAAKMLVEVAKTQEDEVGDGTTTAVIIAGELLKKSETLLDSDIHPTIIAMGYRKAAEKAQEILDEIAIEDVDSEVLLKVAMTAMTGKGTEAAREPLAKLIVDAVEAVADDDGVDIDNIKIEKKDGAVVEESNLVEGVIVDKERVHPGMPSEIKDAKIALINTPLEVKETEMDAEITITDPAQMQAFIEQEEKMVKDMVDKIVGAGANVLFAQKGIDDLAQHYLSKAGVLAVRRVKKSDIQKLSRATGANVITNLDDLTEEDLGIAGVVEERKISGEDMIFVEECSGAKSVTLFVRGSTKHIVDEIVRAIEDAIGVVAATVEDDKVVAGGGAPEIAMAKKLKDYAESISGREQLAVNAFAEALEIVPKTLAENAGLDSIDSLVDLRAAQEDSFYMGLDVFSGEVADMKEAGVIEPKRVKKQAIQSASEAAEMILRIDDVIASTKGPEDMGMDPAAMGGGMPPMM